A section of the Triticum dicoccoides isolate Atlit2015 ecotype Zavitan chromosome 7A, WEW_v2.0, whole genome shotgun sequence genome encodes:
- the LOC119334025 gene encoding chaperone protein dnaJ 11, chloroplastic-like, which translates to MFMSSPAVMWSARPGRVAGPRRCVLARASSTMAAPAAVPTGRTHYEVLGVSAGASRGEIKTAYRRLAREVHPDAAGGGGDEGLIRLHAAYATLADPNERARYDRDVACRAVGMMMQRAPAMSGPAFRRRTWETDQCW; encoded by the coding sequence ATGTTCATGTCGTCACCGGCGGTGATGTGGTCGGCTCGCCCGGGGCGGGTGGCTGGGCCTCGTCGGTGCGTGCTGGCGCGGGCATCCTCGACGATGGCGGCACCGGCGGCGGTGCCCACAGGGAGGACGCACTACGAGGTGCTCGGGGTGAGCGCGGGAGCCAGCAGGGGGGAGATCAAGACGGCGTACCGGCGTCTGGCCAGGGAGGTGCACCCGGACGctgctggtggcggcggcgacgaggggtTAATCCGGCTGCACGCGGCCTACGCCACGCTCGCCGACCCCAACGAGCGCGCGCGCTACGACCGGGACGTGGCCTGCCGCGCCGTGGGGATGATGATGCAGCGGGCGCCTGCGATGTCCGGGCCGGCGTTCCGGCGGAGGACGTGGGAGACCGACCAGTGCTGGTAG